The Synchiropus splendidus isolate RoL2022-P1 chromosome 8, RoL_Sspl_1.0, whole genome shotgun sequence nucleotide sequence cacacacacacacagacacacgaacacacacacacatacaagcacgcacacacacacacgcacacacacacacacacacacacacacagcagacatcGCCTCAGGTTCATGGTGAcatcatggtgggagctgaagtCATCATCACAAGTCCTCCAAATTGAGACGCAGCAGGTCGAGACACGAAGGCCTCTGCTGTGTGCTTAATCTGTGATTACATTCATATCACTGCGCAGCCCTGGCCATAAATCAACCTCATTAACGACACGTGCTCTTCAACCATCTGCTTGGATTTTATGAGAAACGTTGTCAGGTGATGAGGACGCCCTCCATGATTGACAGCAAGAGCCTTGTCAGCAAAGAGCTGCAGGACGCTTCCTACCAAGCGACGCAGCAGGCCAGGGAGCCGGTGGCGAGTGTCCTGTGACAGCGGAGGCGTCTGTGCGCTGCAGCCTGACAAGCTGTCCACGAGCGGCCCGTCAATAGCCTCTAAACAAAGGCtttggagaagcagcagcagcagcagcaggaggaggaggaggacgcacagcgacacacacacggagCGTCAGGACTCGCACAGGTGCTGATGGAAACCATTACAGAAGACATTCTTGCTAAGAATAGATCAAGAGGATGGCTTGGTTGAATCCCTGATTTGCTCTACTTATTAGGCCCTGAATCATACTCTACATACCTGGAGGTTTTCATGGTGGAAACATTTAGAGGCGAGAGGATGTTGACAGGGATCATTCACTGTGCTGCTGCGTCAACTTCAGTTGCTCATAAACTACCCGATGACAGACAGAGAACCTCTTTTTTATGGCGTTATTTTTGTGAATAGTGTGCTTCCTCGCTCTTCACAGCATGCATCAGTCGTTGTTAGGCTGGGAAGGGCAACAGGCCACGCAGCTTCTTTATCAGTGCTAATTCACCACTGTAATCATCATACTTCACCGCAGGGACACGACAGACCGAAGCAAACCGCTGCCACTTCTCAAAAAGAGGGTGCAGGGATGGAAACACTCGAGTCATTTTAATGATCGTGGCATTTTCTGATGATCGTGGCCGCTTCATTGGGACCCGAGTCGTCCTCCTCCTGTGCGACAGCGATGGACAGGTCGGCGAATGAGAATGCACCGTGCGCAGACGTACTTTCAGTTGGGTGTCAACAACCGTTCATGTTTATTCTTCATTTCACTGGATTAGGGCTTAAGACGGGCTAAAAAGTCTCTGGCTCGCTGGGGTGTCTTGAAGGCAGACCGGTGGCCCTCGGGCACGGCACACTCCTCCTTTgcctttttgttgtatttttcatcATGTTGTCAGGTGAGATTAGCCCACAGTTGATCTTAatctctctcacctcctccagaACGTCCCTGTGAAAGCCCTGCCCCAGCTCCTGCTGAGAGATGGAGCTCCAAATGAAATACTGTAGCCTGCCATTACATCTGTCGTCTCCCGCGCATCAAGGTCGCGACCTCCAGACTcccacaccttcaccttcacttcAAACAAAGACGAAGAAGAATATGGGATCCTGTTTGGAGAAATAACAAATCGGCTCCGACACCCCCTTGTTTAGCTAGGGTTCACTTTCACTGTCCCAGGACCATGCGCTTCATCCCGCAGCCTTTGAGGCTGCCAGCGTCTATATCAAGCACTAAAGCAATTGATGTTCGGGAATATACTGTGTCTCACACCCCAGCTGCTGCAAATAAGTGGTGGGTACACTGTTCTAATATGTGGGCCGGGTTACTCTATCCATCGGAACAGAAGGCTGCCAAAGTCCAAGCACAGCACCCCGCAGCATACATAATCCATATCAGAGGGATGAAAGAATGGCCGCCTGTATTTTTATCCACCCGCCTCTGTCATCGCCGAATAGCAAGCAGCTATTATTTCAGACTTGAGAGCAATTAACCTAATGGTTACTAGAGGTCTGAGGCGCATGTGAcctctctgtctgtccgtctaccTCATATCTTACTTTATCTTAAAATTCAGTCAAAAATTCAGTACATAATTCAGTATAAAATTCAGTCCATAATTCAGTATAAAATTCAGTCCATAATTCAGTATAAAAGTCAGTCTATAATTCAGTACAAAATTAAAGTAAAACCCAATTGAATTAttcatatttctttcatttatttttcaccgAGTTCTGACTGTCACGAGAGgctattaaaattaaaaaaaataactctaCAAGCCCAAATTTAAAGGCATCTTCTGACTATTCATCTTAGCTATACAGTTAGTACATACAGAAGATTTGGTTCTACTTTACAGTCCGTTCCTGTAAAAATGCCAGCccacacaatttcccttgggaccAATAAAGTGACACATCGGTCAAAAACATTCGACCTAGTGCTTACCTTTTTGGTTTTAAAGTTCTGTTCGAAACTCAACACAATGTTCGAGATGTGATTAAaagatcttttttatttttttcgtaCGCATCAATTATAATATTTGTTATAACTTCCAGCTAAATACTTCAAATATCAATATTATAGCCAGTACAAAGTTCAATACAATGACTGTATAAATTGCTGGTGAATCTCCACATATTACCTCATTTGCGGATGACaaccataataaaaataataataataataataataataataaaatctggTAGGTGTTTCTGAGGAACTGGTCGTCACATTGTGAGAATTTCTCAGCCGATAAAAACACAAGTCCTCCAGCATCgctgtctttttattttcatccgCCAGTGATTCACTGCGTTTTCAGACTGGAAATCATGCAACAGGTATGATCTTTTTCTATTATTCATGTTAGCCAAGTGTGCTGTTGAACTATTATAATATCATAACATAAATAAGGGCTGCGGTGCGGGAGGAAATAAAGCATCAAGTCAACCGAGTCCGGTCGTGTTTGGTGTTGGAAGAGGCTTCGCGGAGAGACTCAACTGAAGCAGAAGTGAACGCACCTGTGCAGGAGTGAAGAGGCTTCGGTCGCACGATGAGAGACGGACACATGGAGTAGAGCGAGAGCTTCTCGAAATAATCACAAGTCTCCCTGGAGAGGATCTCGTCGATCATGAAGGTCTTGTAGCGGCGGCGGGCCGCCTTCAGCTGGCCGGCCGAGGAGAGCCGGAGCTCGGCCTGGCACTGCATGCTGCTGCcggcgcggcgcggcgctcTCGCGTCCTCGCTCTCTTCGGGAAGTGTCGACAGCAGGTTCAGCCGCGCAGTGATGGAGCCTCCCGCTCGCGATTCACGCGTCTGAAACAGTCATGATGATTTTTCTCTCCGGGGTCGTGTTCGCTCGGCTCCCTGCTGCGTGGCGCTGAAGCGCAGGAGCTTGAACTTGAACGCACCGCGTCGAGGACCGCACTGAGGGTGAGCTCGCGCAACCTCTGTTATATAAACCGTGTGGGGACACACGCGCGCATTcccactcgcacacacacgacATGCACCTTCATCACTCAGGAAGCCACACATGAACCTGCGATGGCAAATTCCACCGGCAGCTCTTGCTTTATCGATGACAAAATTCAACTTTggatcagactttttttttcagctgcttttgtttgaaagATTATTTAGTGTCCTCACAAGGAATGTGTCTCACCTCTGATGCAGATTTAAACATGTGTTAGCCGACTATAAACAAAACGAGGGCAAAAAAAAACGCATTTAACAAACGTGttcacaaatgaaatataaCAGGTTTTAGCCAGTTTTGCGAGTCTTTTAGAGCCGCTCATCCGTGTCTCAATTTCCTCCAACTGTGCGCTCTAAAATGGCTTTGTATGTCATCGTTATTGCCTCGTTCCGAAACAGTGGCCCGCGCGCTATTCAGATGACATTTAAAGTGTCAACTTCTATTCAATAAAAAGACTGGTTCCTGTCCCGCACGCCACATTTCAGTCGAAACTCTCCACGATAACCTTCTCATTTTCGGTGacagacacatttaaaaaaagaataataattctAGCTGCAATAAATTTAAGATTTAatcatttatatttacattttacatatatatatgctgtTTTTTGTAAGTAAACGCGTACTGATTTATgtaaacaggaaaaacacttccattAAAGTGAAAGTAAAGCTGTGAAATAGCTGTCAAACATATAAAATACTCAGCAGTCCGTCATCAGGAACCACCTTGATTTGATAtctgtgtttctgtcttttTCTGAGAGCAGCCGTCGGTGGCGTGAACCCACTAACCTGAGTCCAAGGCCCGCGCTAAAGGCCTGCAGGCATCTTGTCAGTTGTATTTGGGGGAAGTGAGAGGGATTTAAGGGGGGAGCGGGTCCCGGGACGTTTGGCTCATTTGAAGAGACCAGCTTCTATATAAGTCCccgcagcggcagcagcggcggctACTGAGCAGACCCCTCTAATCTGAGCGCTCCAGGGCTGGAGACGCCAGCCAGATCAAGCAATTACAGGAGGGAATGCCAGAGCCAGAGGAGGAATCAAGGCTTTCCTGCCCTGACACCGAGCAGAGGATACTCTCTATTAGAGCCATTTGGAAGCTGCATTGCCATCTGACACGGAGCAGATTACAGGCAAGACACATGGCTTAGTGGGGAGGGTGCAAATACACCTTTCCTTTTAGACAGTGGCCGACTTACTGGGGAATGTAGATGAACTATTATTTCTCTAAGCACTTTCGGAAGGGTATCAGGACCCTCTGCATGGACATTAGGGGATTTGATCATCACTTGGTTGCAATGAGGGCAATATCAAACAGGAAATGGAATTTAAATTGGATCCCTCCGAGCAGTCACTCTCAAGTGGATGGGGCTCAGTGCCGCATTACAATGTGTTCCActctgattttttatttttttttggggggggtgaGGGGTGTTGCCTCACAGGGACAAGGTTGTGGGCAACTCAGGTGCAGCCTGTTGCGGATGTCTCCTGAGCCAAGAGGAGACCATTGATGCCGCACAATTGAGTTATCTTCCGGTCTAAATTCCGGTTGGCAATTGTGTCCACTGAACACCCAGAGagtcagaatttaatttattgccatggtcagtggggagcccaccaactaggaaagtgttttggaataaagtgctgacaaaaaaataaataaaataaacattaaaaaaaataaaaataataaaaataaaataacaacaaggctgttcacgaattccacagtctgagggccgaggggaagaagctgttcctgtgacgagaggttctggtctggatggaccgtagcctcctgccagaggggagaggaacaTCTAGAAATATCTACTTCATGCAAGCTCTACGGCTGGTGCATGGATGCAACTTGGAGAATGAATGGAAACAAGAAACCATATGGAGCCCAGGTCTCTGCCCCTTCCATTCAGTCCATGGAACCTAAGAGCGGAAAGAAATTGCCTcgtgccctggatcacacacatgctgtgCCTCCATTGAAATGACCGATAATGATGAGAGCTTGTGTGATTTATCTTCTTGTGGAAAGacattatttggactacaaatcaagCGTGGCATGTACGAGGTCAGAGCAGGATCCGACTGCTCCGGCGCTAAGGCAGATGCTCATGGTACTACACTACAGCAGCTAACAAACATGGGCTGACATTGTTAAACACTCAGCGAGAAGCTGGTCCCGCCCACCAGCTCTCGCGACAGTAGACCAGCGATCGTGACGAGTGTCGCAGCTTCCAACTACAGATCACACAAAACCGAAAATAATCGGTAGAATggatctttcaaattcacagacgtCATATGTGAGATCGATGGCACATTTGATTCCAGATGAGAAAGTGactttcatctctccattgGCTCACATGTTTTGGTCACTTGTGTCCCATGAGCCGCAAGTAAATGGGCGGGAAAAAAGAATTCCAAACTCAAATCAATGGCTGCAGGAACATGCTCACACATTATGACACTAACCTTCATGATCACGCAGCTTTCACGCTTGCACATCCAGAACTTCTCTCGCGTGACggcctgatgaagcttcatgaaacagcgtgtcctcatttcctgatcccactagatggcactctctgctccgaAACcaccaaccatttcaatgaaacctcccatcatGTTGaacccaagagcgccacctagtgagcactgaaataaggacactgcttcatgaagcctcatcagctcattgTTCTTTGAAACTCCATTCAAAGACAGGTAGGTGGCGACCAGAGAGAATAACCGGTTAAAGGTTTAGTCAGTCCCACAGTCAGGTTGGTCAACCCACCAACCAAGTTAGTGAATCGTCCAAATCTAAGGCAACGCTCAGGCGAGCAATCGTGACAGAGATGGAGTTGCACACCAGACTGGGGAAGCTGTTCAAAGTAGAATCCATATTCACTCCAACACACTGGGACCCAGCATGTATTTGGTGCACTTCAAACACTGTCGTGTCCTCTGATCTAGGTTGGCCAACTGTCATCTGCGTGGCATCTGAGCTCCCATGAAAAACacgaaaacaaacatgaataaaaatattagcAGGACGTGACAGAGGGAAGAGCAACATAATCTTTAGTTCCTTCTCCTTTGAAGTGAGGCTTTTGAGGGGTTAAAGTGGTGAAGGCCAACTTGAAGGTGGCAGATCAGAAAGACAGCGGGACCAATCTGCTATTTTTACTCGCCTATTGTTACGGAACAGACATAATTGGCTGCCGCTAAGTGAACAGAGTGGGTGCCGATCCGTGTCAAGACTTGAAAACGTCGTGAATAGAAAGGTCAAACCCAGAAGCCGATCATGTGTCTTGGGTATATTTACCGTCTTAATTGATTCAATCAAAGGATACGCTTGGCGGCGCCACCTGCAGATTAATTCAAAACCCTGACCACCAGCCTATTCCTTACACAGGGGCCATTTATACTTAGGGCTGAGGCCGTCTGCATTATAGCATGTAGCTTCAACATACAATGGCGGAGCTATTCGTGGACCAGCGGCTCCAAATAGCGACATCAAAATAGCTGCCACCAGCCAACAGACAAGAGAAGGCAACAATGGAATCAAAGCAAGTTTATCTTCATAAAAACAGTCACAGGTTGGTTTACAAAGTAACAATAAAGGAattaaaatatcttttttttttttacaagatcaTGGTCAAAGGTCACTAAGGAAAAGGCGGTTCGCCCAGCTGCCAAAAGCACTTGTGCTGGTGAAATCTGATCGTTGTGTTCTTCATTGTGAAAATACctgaagaattaaaaaaaagcactggGTGCAGGCGAGTAGGAACTTTGCATAACTATTTTTACAACCTGAAATGAATCATTCTGATTAAACCTGTGAGGAAAGGCTCACATTTAAGTCGTCTAAAAACATCTTAAAAGGAAACACAAATGTCTCAAACGTGGATGTACAAACAACCTGAGTAGAGCAACTTGTCAACATAACACCAtcgttttggggtttttttccaaCCACCTTTCTGGAAATACACGTAAAAAACACTTCTCTTGCGACAGCACCACACCCAACTATCCTGCAGAATTGCGGCGGCGTCGGCCTCGGCGACCATCGCTACCTgagaagacaagaagcagaagcGGGTTGATAGATGCTGCTGCCTCTCGGGTGGAATGAAAGAGCAGTACCAGCGCCAGTCTCTGTCGTGCCTGCTGCCAGCCTTGCCGTCGCGATGATGGCCGCCGCTCCTGTAGTTCTGATGGTGGTAGTTACTTCGGTTGTGCCCGTGTGGCTGCCGATGCCCTGCTTCATCTGGGTGCCGCGGACTTCTTCCTTGCGCGTGATACGGCCTGTAGGGGGAGCCGTGATTCTGCCTGGAGCCAGAACTGCCACCATCCGGTCGCTGCAGATTCTGACTGAAGCCATCGCTCATCATCTGCATCTGGGTTTGCCACATCATGTTGTTCATCTATGGATGGAACACATAAAGGTTGCGCTCAATCATgatgagttttttttataaagcacTGTCTTGGCTAGTCGTATCATATGATTACCATGACTTGCTTCTGCAGATTATCAGGAGAGTGGAATGATCGTGAAGGCGGAGGCGTATACGGTGGGGAGCTGAACTGCTGAGGGGTTCTGTGAAAACAAGAATGTGTCATTGTACTGAAGGACAATATGAAAATATCACCCCCCAAAACAGCCCGCTCTGTTCATAAAATACAGACAATTAACCTCCAAATATGAAACATCTTTCAAGTCTCCATCTCTGAAGGTCACAATATAGCAGAAGGCTTTCTGAAGTTACTGAAGAAGAGCATTTCTCAGTTCACACTCTAGAAGCTTCAACTGTGCCTCATGTTTAGAATTTCAGGTTTTACGTTTTTATTGGCTGATTTTACTTTATATATTGCTGGGTTGTCAACGATACGTGAACTGAATTCAAATGCCACTTTTTCCCAAGAATGCTGACCTCTGTCCATGAGGATTCGGGGTGTTGGCAGGATTTGCATTTTGTGAGGAGTGATGATTACTTCCTGTGCACAAAAGAAGCAGACAACATACTTTAGAAGGACAGAAATTAAATGATTAAGAATCATCCGCTGTCAAAAGAATCAATGAGCTTCTTCATCAACTCACTTTTCAAGCCCAAAATACTTGGTTCCTTTCCATGACTGTACCTCACGTAGATTGGCAACATAGTTTTGCTGAACTCCCTCAACCTCAGAGGGACGTGTACGTCTTTGACTTGGTCACGTGCCAACGCCTCTAACGCAGTTTGACAGGCACAGGTGAGCACTACAAATTAGTCGTGCTCTGATAAACACGCTACATTTGGGTTTCTGAGACCAAGCAATCAGTTCCCGTCCCGTCTTGCATGCGAGCACTGAGGCATAACTGCGACTTCAACGCAAGTTGAAACCAAACCCTGGTTCTTCAAGCATGGATTCCCCCCCCTCCCAACTTCAATAAAACAGAAAAGCTCCATCATTTGGCAAGTGACATACATTACGATTTAGTATAAAACGCAATTATTTTCCATTATTCACAAAAGTCATGGAAGTGAAAGGATGACAAGTAGCACAAAGTAAATCAGTTGCACTCTGTTATAAAGCACCtacttcttctgccacttatctggggtcgggtcgcggaggcagcattcggagcagggaagcccaaacttcccgatccgcacaaacctcctccagctcttcccgggggatcccgagacgttcccaggccagacaggagacatcatctctccagcaagtcctgggtcttccccggggtctcctccctgtaggacatgcccggaacacctccccagggaggcgtccagggggcatccggatcagatgccacCTCAgctggatgaccgaactcctcaccctatctctgagggtgcgcccagccaccctgcgtggctcagccgcttgtatccgcaatctcatcctttcgcccaaagctggtgaccataggtgagggtgggaacgtagatcgatcggcaaatccagagcttcgtcttgtgactccgctccctcttcaccacgacatcggcatcactgctgccgatgcaccaacccgtctatcaatctcacgctccccttttccctcactcgagatagttaaactccaccacttggggcaagaactctccaaaGCAATCTTTGCATATTTAACGTTCAACAACACAAAATATGAAtatcatgttgttgttgttctgttgGTTTTGTTCCCAAAAAGAATGTTTGTTTAGATACAGGAGTTTTCTATACCAACGTCCTCACATCATTTAACGAGGTGTTGCATTAGTTGCTTGCAAGCAACTCGAAGTCAGCCacagaaaagaaagagaaaaaacaacGACGTCCATGATGCGACCCCACAGACTGACCACCCTCTCGTCGCCATCCCAGTTGCTTACCGGATCTATGCTGCACATGGATGTTCCTTCCGAACAGCGACGTCCCGTCCAAGAGTTGAATGGCGTACGGCGGCGTGACTTCGTGTTTGTACACGGCGAACCCAAAGGTTTTCTGTTTTCCGTCCGGATCTCTGGGTATCTTGGTTCTGATGAGGGGTCCTGCCTGCGAGAACAGCCgcgtgagtgtgtgcatgaagCTCACTGGACAAGGGCTGAAGACCAAGCCAACTCCCTGGAGTCACACCAACGTTTTCTTACCACATATACAGACGCGAGCGGCGTCACGCGTACAACCCTTCACACAGACTACTGACTGTTGACAGGTTATTCTCTTATTCCAACACTAACTAAAGACACGATCCGCGTCTATTATGAGAAAAACAACCGGGCATCGCCCCCGGAAGTACCTGTAAGCACAGTTCAAACAGCAGCTCCTCCGTCACTCTCGAGTCTATGTTTCTGATGAACAGTGTCCGGTCGGCCTCCTCTTCTATTCCCATCGTATAAACGCGAGAAAGGTAAACAATAACGCACGGCCTACAGACTCAGCCTGCGCCCGCTGTTTTATCCGTCTGCGCACGCGCGACCACTTCCGCCATCTTGTGACGACACTACGGCCACTCGACTGGGACACGGTCGCCTTTCGCGCTTTACATTTCAAACCACgtcaaatgtaaaatgtaaacgtTTTATTTCCACTGCCACCTGATTCTGTAAAACTGTCCGTTCTTGAATGTGACGGTTCAGTTGTGTTGACTCCGTGAGTCTTGGACACACACAGTGTAGGCTGCTTTGATTGACAGCTTACCAAAATCCCGCCTCCGACATTCTGAGCTCTGATTGGCTCCCACAACCGGAGGCTCTCACAAGCGGAACTACACACACATTATACAAACACTCAGGTGTTGATGAAATGATTACATTATTTCACACATTATCTACATTCTTTCCCTTTAGCTTTTTTTTCACACTGTAAGCAAATGATACCGGTCATGAATGAATGTAACTAGAAAACTCTTTAGCAATatttgattacatttttttcttttttttaatcatgcaCTGTAACATCATAACATGACACATATTTTGGACTTGGCTTGCAGACAAGTCCAGCTCGTGTCACATACTGCGAACCGCTGTCACTGGTGCCATCGC carries:
- the rbm7 gene encoding RNA-binding protein 7; this encodes MGIEEEADRTLFIRNIDSRVTEELLFELCLQAGPLIRTKIPRDPDGKQKTFGFAVYKHEVTPPYAIQLLDGTSLFGRNIHVQHRSGSNHHSSQNANPANTPNPHGQRTPQQFSSPPYTPPPSRSFHSPDNLQKQVMMNNMMWQTQMQMMSDGFSQNLQRPDGGSSGSRQNHGSPYRPYHAQGRSPRHPDEAGHRQPHGHNRSNYHHQNYRSGGHHRDGKAGSRHDRDWRW